In the genome of Thunnus maccoyii chromosome 15, fThuMac1.1, whole genome shotgun sequence, one region contains:
- the fam133b gene encoding protein FAM133: MGKRDNRVAYINPIAAARARGPVQNAGPSIQDYLSRPRPTWEELKEQLEKKKKGSRALADFEDKMNEKWRKELAKNREKLLGGNDKEKDKKATDKEKEKEEKKEKKEKKKKEKKKSNRHSSSSSPSSSSSDSSSSSSSESEDEDEKKSVKKKRKRKKSSARRASDSSEAESDAEIKKKKRIKEEGDKDKEEKSRRRKRKSERSYKDSSSESSADSEGEEAEAKKKKRSSEEKEKITDKSKKKRKKKHKKHGRKKKKKAASQSDSELD, encoded by the exons ATGGGGAAGAGAGACAATCGAGTG GCTTACATTAACCCCATTGCTGCTGCACGAGCCAGGGGACCGGTACAGAACGCCGGACCAAGCATACAGGATTATTTAAGTAGACCTCGACCAACATG GGAAGAGCTAAAGGAGCAgttggagaagaagaagaaagggtCTCGAGCCCTGGCTGACTTTGAGGACAAAATGAACGAG AAATGGAGGAAAGAACTGGCCAAAAACCGAGAAAAATTATTAGGTGGAAatgacaaagagaaagacaaaaaggcaacggacaaagagaaagaaaaagaggagaagaaagagaaaaaagag aaaaaaaagaaagagaagaagaaatccAACAGG cattcttcatcttcttccccCTCCTCATCGAGTTCTGAttcctccagcagctcctcctcaGAATCTGAAGACGAG gatgAAAAGAAGAGTGTGAAGAAAAAGCGGAAAAGAAAGAAGTCATCAGCCAGGAGAGCATCAGACAGCTCAGAAGCAGAATCCGATGCAGAAATCAAG aagaagaaacgaATCAAGGAAGAAGGAGATAAAGATAAG GAGGAAAAGAGCCGTAGAAGAAAAAGGAAGTCTGAGCGGAGTTATAAAGACTCATCTTCAGAGTCGTCTGCTGACTCTGAGGGAGAAGAG GCTGaagccaagaagaagaagagaagtagcgaggaaaaggagaaaatcaCA GACAAATccaagaagaagaggaaaaagaagcaCAAGAAACAtggcagaaaaaagaaaaagaaggcaGCATCTCAGTCAGACTCAGAGCTCGACTAA